In the genome of Danio rerio strain Tuebingen ecotype United States chromosome 23, GRCz12tu, whole genome shotgun sequence, one region contains:
- the LOC100330136 gene encoding CXXC-type zinc finger protein 4, which produces MANMSSSVCMETPHAHGHAHGHAQHYNPTPGRDFPLQIDSCVNPVLDYSAQMERYRSFATFYKNSTAAAAAAAATPFPQTAKIARIATPLFPSARLSAMPPWPCDNAMLWGRKPAAVNVNAPHTHRTGMSRAEQVNVHMSAKHIPQDSALQMGADNFLSPLAAEQCRGLPVTGAECMNRLKCPPSVPQGGVAESDRGGTFGGMPPLGGLSLPPGVIVMTTLHSGAGSSGVTMSDSAFQIANVAADCQHSGSSCSGSPAALSGNANGNANGSCSSSGSGAAKRKRKRCGVCAPCRRLINCGVCSSCRNRKTGHQICKFRKCEELKKKPGSTMERAPSAGAADTFRWFF; this is translated from the exons ATGGCGAACATGAGCAGTAGTGTGTGCATGGAGACCCCACACGCTCATGGCCACGCCCATGGCCACGCCCAACACTATAACCCCACCCCTGGGCGGGACTTCCCTCTTCAGATCGACTCCTGCGTGAACCCTGTGTTGGACTACAGTGCGCAGATGGAGCGCTATCGCTCGTTTGCTACCTTTTATAAGAACAGCACCGCTGCCGCCGCCGCCGCTGCTGCCACCCCATTTCCGCAGACCGCCAAAATCGCCCGCATCGCCACGCCCCTCTTCCCGTCAGCCCGCCTATCAGCGATGCCGCCCTGGCCATGTGATAACGCCATGCTCTGGGGCCGGAAGCCTGCAGCGGTTAACGtaaatgcaccacacacacatcgGACTGGCATGTCGAGGGCGGAGCAAGTCAACGTTCACATGTCCGCCAAACACATTCCACAAGACTCCGCCCTCCAAATGGGCGCTGACAACTTCTTGTCGCCGTTGGCAGCGGAGCAATGCCGCGGTCTTCCGGTAACGGGCGCTGAGTGCATGAACCGACTGAAGTGTCCGCCGTCAGTGCCGCAAGGCGGAGTTGCAGAATCAGACCGCGGCGGGACATTCGGAGGAATGCCTCCATTAGGCGGTTTATCACTGCCCCCTGGGGTCATCGTCATGACAACGCTCCACTCCGGAGCAGGGTCGTCAGGGGTCACCATGTCCGACAGCGCGTTTCAGATCGCCAACGTGGCGGCGGACTGCCAACACAGCGGGTCGTCCTGCTCTGGCTCCCCCGCGGCTCTCAGCGGGAATGCTAACGGTAATGCTAACGGCAGCTGCAGTAGTAGCGGAAGTGGAGCGGCGAAACGCAAACGCAAGCGATGCGGGGTGTGCGCCCCCTGCAGGAGGCTGATCAACTGCGGCGTCTGCAGCTCCTGCCGGAACAGAAAGACGGGTCACCAGATCTGCAAGTTCAGGAAGTGCGAAGAACTCAAGAAGAAACCGGGCAGCACCATGGAG AGAGCGCCGTCAGCCGGAGCCGCCGATACTTTCCGCTGGTTCTTCTGA